ATAAAAGCAGAAAATTAATTCAACCAGAAGCCCTTAAGAATGTCTAGGGTAAAAAAGCACACGGACAGAAAGAATCATTAAACTTAATGAAGTTGAATGACGGTATATTTGGATTACAAAACGGCTCATTACTGCCAACACAAAACAATCAAAGACTCTTGCACCAAAAAGGATCTTCAAGGTTGCACAGCTTCCAGAAGTTTCTCATACACCTGTCTAGCAGACAAATCTTCCACCTAATATAATCATCAAAAGTTAATAGACTTGGCATAACGTCTTAGCAAAGAACCTTAAAATGTGCCGCACTCAAAAATAGAGTACAGAAATggcaaaatgaacaaaaagaGAGTGCAGATAATGCAACTTAAACAAATCAACTAATGCAGCCTCTTCTATAGTCGCATTAATGGCCTACATACCAGGTAAGACAGTTGTTTGTTATTGGGATATGTACACACCCTTGAACCACAAAAGCAGTTAAAAGTGTATCCTATATCTAGTGCACATCTGTTTTCCCATTAATGCATTTTGGCTACTCATAAAAAAGTGATATTTGGCTAATTtgataagcaaaaaaaaaaaaaaaaaaggttaaaaaagcAAATCTGCCTCTCTTATCCTTGATTATTGGAATCTACCTAACTGAATTAACAGGGCGAGCATAAACCATATGGAGGATAGGGGTGGTGGGAGCATTGTTATCTTGAAAAGTAGGACACAGATTCAGCACGATGGTGTTAACATGTCAGCCATGAGAAAGTCTACGGTTatcaaaaatatgaaattactCACCATCTAATGAGCAAAACCTAATACCTCTGCCTTTCATACAGATagaaacaaaggaaaatttAATTTAACTCACCACAAGGAGTTTTGATTTGTTATTCCACCCTCTCTGAAGAGTCATCTGGCTCAGTCTCAGACCCAACACCTGGGTACAAAGGAAATGTGTTTATGATTAACTAGACGTTTAAAGGTTAACAAAAATGTGGGATCAACTTCATTGCCTAAGATGAATAGGAGGCATACTTTGCCCATGAATTCCAACAGTTCATTGTTAGCTTCCCCACGGGCTGCAGGTGCAGCCACAGTAACACGAACATCATCAGCATTCACTCCTGGCATGAAGCATAAGAATTACCAGTTAAGAGCAATGCTTGATTGTTAACATAAATTAGTGAAAATGTTCAGATTTTGGGCAGAGGAAGTTGAAGGGTAATATGTGCAAGACTAccagaaaaaaacaattatgatgttgtaaaccctatatatatacacataacaCGTGCGCACACACAAACATGCATacttatatatacacacacagaTCTATAGCTTGCGCCCAATTAGGCAAAACATATTATGTTGATGAGTTGTCTGCACCAACATTAAGAAAATGTTGGACAAGCCCTAGAAATTTGAGATAAAAGCCAAGCAATGATGCTTGGGGCAGACATGCATCGAGCAATAGTCCCTGGATCACTGTCTTTTCCTAAGTTTCCACTTCAAAGGCCCACTCTTGCAGGTTGACTTTGAGGACTATTGTTGAAGTATTAAACCCAAGGCATGTGCCTCTGAGAAGGGACTAAACCACTTCAAAACCATTTGATAGGAAAGGCCATGACTAGATTTGCACCAACtgattaataaatttaaaatttagaaaatgcATGCACATTATGAGTCAACTAAATTATCAGCAACTGGATGATTTGATCAAACCATTGCATGGAAAGGTTATGGCTGAGTTTACCCAGAAAAATATCAAATCTTTTCAAACTTTTGCTGCAGAAGCAATGCATGTTAAATGAGAGAACATTTCATTACTTGTGATGGCTGAGCGTTGGGCACGGTCTTCAACTTCTATCGCAACTTGAACAAGCCCTCCTTCTAACTGTGATATACAGGGTGGAACAGGAGCATCCTACAGCACACACCAAAAAGTAAATAAGGTGGATTTTAAAGTGTAAATTCATATGTTTATTCATAATTTAAGACTGAGAATCACTTGCAGAGCAAGTGAACATATACATGCATGCAGCAACTCAAGTTGCTCAGCTATTGACTACAAATCACCACTAACGAGGCTATTGGCTCCAAATTATTGATTAATGTAATTACTGACAGCAATGGTCTACAGTTCAACTATTTTCTACATTCAAGCCTACAGAGGATGGATGACAATAAGCCTTTATAACAATTTCTTATACCTGTGGGTTAGTTTCAGCAGCAACTGTACTAAGTGCACCATCAATAACataaacaaaagaagcaaattcCAGATCTTCTTCCGAGCGGTAGCAGACAAAGAGCCCACAACCCATACAGTTCATACGGAATTGCTTCTCCAGTTTCCCTTCACCCCTGAATAAGAAATATCCAGAGCATAGCTATGAGCTCTAAATGCATGTATACtaataactcaaaaaaaatgataattacaAATAACTTATTGATGCAAAAACATAATGTGCTCAGTAGACAATCTCAAGACAAAATAACTATTGTAATAAACTACATGAATGTGCATTTAGCCCTAAGTTAAACTTACATTAGTTTAGAAATAATACACATCatatttagaaataaaaatatataataataaaaaaactcagGAAAAGCGCAAAATGTTCAATCGATCTAAAAAGttggaaaagaaatataatgCACAAAACCCTTTATAGGTAATTAAATTACCGTTTCAAGAGAACTTTTCCTGCCTCGTTAATGTTCAACCTCGCAAGATGCTTGTTCTTGTCTAACACATATGCTTTGTCAGTCTTCCTTTTGGGCATTTTCTGCAACTGGGTATCTTATAAAAAATATGCTTCAGTATGGAACAAATGTCCTAGATCAAACTAAGAATGCTACAAGGATGCGTAAAGATTActcattcatctaaaaaaaaacttgaagaCGATGCAATGTGTAAGATAATGAAAGTATCAAAGCGTCTACACATAGTTAACCGCTATTCACTATACATTAATCAAATACAATCTGCCTCTGAAGTTGTGTTGAGACTGTAATATATTGAACTTAATGAGTGCATGTGAAACTTCTCGTTGTTAGCAGGAATGCAACATGTTGAAATAACTGAAGCCCTATCATCCAAATGCGAAATTAATTTCCTGTTCTATATAACAATACCACACTAAATGAACTTCATCCAAAGCCAGTGCACAATTGCAATACAATTTAGGGCAAAAATTAGGGAAAATCAATCATGATTTGACCTGGGCTTACCCTGGTCATTATCTGCACATAAAGAACGAACTTTTGAGAGCTCTTTAAGGACCTTATTTCCGGTTAATTGTTATTAAAAACAAACCGACGTCGTGGTGATGTCACACACACAGATTCATGTGGTTAAGAACTACTATTACATAGGGTGATAGACAGCAGAAGAAATAAGCTGAGGGGGAAATCGAAGCGTAGGGTTTAGATCATCTGATTTGCCAACAGTTTTCTCTGGAATCAAACAGAGAATTAGAATTAGAGAGAGAATAAGAACCTGTTATGAGGACGTGAGAGCCACAGTGCTTGCAGTAGTAGACAAAGAGATCGGAGTCCGGTCCATCCGGAGCCGCGTCCTCGCTCGAGTACGTATGCGTTGTTCTCTTCGGCAtttctttgcttcttcttcttcttcttcttcttctataagGTCGTCTGGGCTATTCTTGGCAAGGAGAACAATATCGATGGCCGTGTCGTTTCTATACCATCCGGATTTCTATTTTGGGTAACTTTAGGAGATTCTTGTTTTTCGGAGGCGAAAACTTGAggagatttattttttatttagtagattattaCACTGcgatataattttataatatgatattaaaaatTTCAATGGATCGgcacttgtaaaaaaataaaattaattgctaatttttactgtcattttcaattttaatatacGACAATCATTTAACAATAGACTAAATagcattagaaaaaaaaatgttacatatcacataaaaattttagaaagttGACGTGGCAATATTTAATAACCAAATAAGTATTAGACCTTGTTAAGTCAGTGTTATGATATATTTGTAAgatattatttctctttatataaTGTCAacctttttttatgtttatccaGGGCAAAGTTGTTTTCTTCCTTAAAGCATTTTAActtgatctattaaattgacgAATATTATGAAAGTACGTAATTTTCATGCAAACAAAGCATGATACATAGGATAATTAAGTGCTCTAAgtacatatgtcaatttaatactGTTAAAAGAGTTATTAAGGTTAGTAAGCCATTAGGATTTGAGAGTAAtttggtcattgtgatattttcctaatcctatatattaggaTGTTTGTATTGGGTTAATAACAAGTTGAATAATATAGCAGTTTCCTATTCTCCCTCTAAACTTCTTGCTACATACCTATTAgcaaatacattaaatttgaagaaatttttccAACTAAATTAGGAgtaaatttttgttctttttctctcactaagccttttattttattttattttatttttttctcataattgGGTAAAGGAGAAGGGAAGGTGAAGAATGGGAATAACTTCAAGTGATGTCACTTAAGACTGTTTGTTTAGTAAAAGAGTaatgaaaatcaacatttttgtCCACCAATTATTCTACAATACTAATATGCCAATTTAATATTGTAAGATAATTACCAATTTAATATTGTAAGATAATTTTGAagtaaaaatgtagtatattgCATTGGTATTGCGGTAGATTTTGATGGTAGATCAAATGAAAGATTTAGATAGAAGAGATTGGATATCTCTGAAAAGGGACTGAATAGAACAGGTTCTAAGCTTTCAAAAACATATTCATCCGGTATCTTCTATACAAACTACAAAGCACTTATCTTCAGGCTTTGTTAGATGAAAAATGCTCAAGTACTTaacttttattacaatattCATACAAGTTAATCACCACGACACTGGAATCGGCCATTGTTAGAACTTTTACCCAACATTGAATTGGTTTGCATTTTCGAATGGTGGAATTTACCGTTGGCAATTCCATCCGTTCATTTGTGGAATGGCCAATGGTAATATTGTGATCATTCACTTCAACTGGCTTTCCTTTATCACCGTCCCTTCTCAATCCTGAAGAAATTTGCAAATGACTCAAGAACAAAATGTCCACAAATTGTGCATTCTGTCGAACACACTTACCTTAGGCCACTAGATCCAGCagattttgtacttttttttttttttttttgtattattctGTACATTCTCATTTTGAAGAATACCCAAGAGTAGCCAGGATCGGGATCTGCACGAATTCCTAACCTGATCCACTGAAATTCCCAGACTGAATTCTAAATTCATAATAACTTATTTAGGCACCGTAACAACTATCTAGAATATAGATGGTGCAAATGTCAAATAAGAAATACACATACAGACAAGATATTAGGCTAAGAGATATAGATATATGGTCAAGACATTATTCAATATACCAAGATCATAAATTACGTAATAATAGGCACCATTTGCTTCTCTGGAAGCATAATCAATCACTAAAAATGCACGtcacaacaaacaaaaattggaaTATAGAGTTTTGTGGatcaaaaagagaaatacaGAGTAGCCATAATTTCAGGTTTTCAATCCCTCCACGACTGCAACCTCCCCAGCACCAACAAACAGACAAGCGTATCCTCCAATTCTGCAAGGAGAATCCGGCAAAGGCAAACAAGATATCAACACTCAGAAAATGTGCAAATTAGGCGTACAAGAATTCTGTGGACAAAATCAGGCGATTCCATAGTGATTCGTTGATCACTACGCAACCAAACAGTTGTTCTGGCATAAATTGACTAGTACGGGAAAAAGCTTATAACCCTACTTACATATTTTGTTGAAGGCAACAATGTCACAGCTCTGGACATACTCATTAATTGGTTCAACTGTAAGACGTTCCTCAATGAGATCGTCAACAGATACCAAGTCATCCACAATGCTAAGCATTATCTGCAATTTCTTGATACCATACCCAACTGCTACGAGTTTAGCTGTGACAAGCATTAAAATTAATGTCAGAGTCAGAAACATATAATATGTTGTGAAGacaacaaaagattaaaaaatgagaaaggaaCTGtcctaaattaacaaaaaacaaGGTCTAATAATGGAAAACAAAGTTTTTATCAAACGCCAAGTGGCTGATGGTAAATCCAGCCGAAAAGAGAATTTCTATAAAATTGGAGGAAAGACAAAGCCTTAAGGTTTGTTTCCTTTCTAAAGTTCAAAAGTAATAGGAAGCAGAATCAAGATGAAAAACATACATGCTCCCCAAAACAACCCTTCCATCTCAACACTTCTCACTGCTTCCTCAAGCTTTTTCATGTCAGTTTCATCATCCCATGGCTTCACGTCCAAAAGAACTGATGACTTGCCAGCTGATAAAggtagtttaaaaaaaaaaaaatactcgtgtGAATACCAGAGGGAGGGAAGACAATAGAACATATTTAAAAGCAACTTAGCAGCATAAACATAAGCCATAAAACTCACAGTCTTTCTTTTTGGCAGATTTCTTAACTGCAGCAGCACGTTCTTCCGCAGCCTTCTTCTCCTCTTCAGTCTCTTCACCGAAAAGgtcaacatcatcatcatcatcatcctcagcAGCTGCAGCCTGAAAGCATTATATTTGATCTAGTATGAGATTAAAGTCTCTTAAAGAAGtctctaaaatttaaaagaaaccgACAGCAAGCACTGGTAGTCAAGACTTGCCAACTAAATACACCCAGATCGACCTCAAGAAAGCGTCTTGGAGCAAAATAAACATCACGTCCAATTGACCCAATAGGGTAAAAGGTGCAAAGACTGAGGAATACATAAACAGGAAGATGTGTAGATGAACAACCAAAACAAGGAAGAATGCACTTGCCTTTGTGTCACCAATAGGAGGAGTTGCAATTGCCTCCTCAGTGATGGGAGCAGATCCCTCCACAGTGACACCGCACCCTTCTCCAGAAACACCactacaaaatcaaataaatggaTTGAGAAACATAATATGGAAATTAGCTcataatttaatgataaaaatattaataagagCTTACGAGATCCTCAAGGGTGCATCGATAAATGGATTAAGAAACATAATATGGAAATTAGCTCataatttaacaataaaaatattaaaaagagcTTACGAGATCCTCAAGAGCGCATCGATATGGTTGTACCACCGAGAGACATTAACGTATTCAGCTGATGGAGCCTTTGAAAGAGCTCCATATACAGTAATATCATCCTTTGAAGCTTGGTAGCTGAAGAGAGCAAGACATAATTCACATACCATATAATTAATCCATAAATCAAAACACTGCAATAATTATTCATGgcttctcattttcttctcaaCTATGACTTGAGAAAGCAAGACCAAGAAAACGAGACAAGCAACACTTAgataaggataaaaaaaaagtgacacaATGAAACCTACCTTGTAATGTAACTGCGAGTAAGGAGGTAATCATCAAGTTTCTTCAGGCCAGCCGGCGAGTTGACATCATAGAATGTGACTGCCATTGTAGCTAACTTTGAGAATTCCTTCTACAAGCATATTATCAGAGGAAAAGATAAGGATAAATGCTTGTTCACTGTACTGCATTAAACTAAACTACTGGGCCAAAAAACTGTATAGACAAATTAACTAGACCTCCCGCAAAAACAGGCCATGGATAAACTTACATAACCAAACTTAATCCTCGAAAAAATTTAACCTTTATTACATATGTTgtcaaaaacaagaaaataagagataaTAAGCAAGCATGTTTgctcaacaaaacaaaaaaatgagcAAACTGAAACGTGTACGTATAAACCCttatttcattgttttgttattattcatgATGAATTGATAAACTGTTAAAAATCAGCATTTTCAATTGGCAGCTTAGAAGTCTGTGATTAAGATAGTATGTTCAAAAAGTGCATAATTAATCAATTCTACCAGAGACCATAAGATTGCTTCCAGTTTTGTCAGACAAAAAGAGAGATCTAAGCTCAAATATCTACATTCTGATTGAAAAAAACTGAAGTTCGAAACTTTCAATCGCAGATGGAATAATACCCTTATACACAGCCTTATATATTGcacgagcttgggcgagcttggCTTGTccgggctcggctcgtttactttgaggccaggctcgagctcgacgTCGACACGAGCCTAGAAATgttgctcgagctcggctcgatagggttggaaccctgttcgagctcgagctcaagctcgattaATTTTGGGATGTATATGTACATGCATTTGGCAAAAATGATTCAATCCTAGAATTCAATATTATGTGAAAGACCAACACCCATCTGTTTAATAAGGCGAAGATACTTTTTCTGctctaatttcatcaaacacaaaccataattcagtaaaaaacagaaaccccaatacctatctatccaaaaatatttacacatttttctgggcaaccaaacaaacacatcaaacggcaaaaccccaaaccatccaccacccaagaagaaacggagaaaaaaaaacccaaaaagaaaagaaaaacccacaaatcttatcacctcctccgcctccaatccgcggcgtactgcgagagtgaaacgacctccgcgagcggcgtggacagcggggttggcagcggcaagttcctggaaaccgggcacgagccgttcagcttcagccaggcgtcgaggtgtgtggttgctgcggtggtggtggtggttgctgttgGGGGCACTGGGGGAGTGGTGGGAGCGACAACAGAGAtaggaggcgaggaggatggtggagactgagagaggagagtcgagagaatggagagatcAGAGATGATATActtaggttaaatttgggttctctaatttgcaaccgttagatttggaaaaataattaaattttaaatattaacggtttgATTCGTTTTCCCAAAAGCTTATCCCATGCGGCTGTCCTACTTAGATCTGGTGTGCTTTTCCTAACCCTATATAAGGATATTTGTATTAGGTTAATAACAAGCTGAATAATACAGCAGTTTCATCTTCTCCCTCTAAACTTCTTCATAAAAACCTGTTAACAAATAcattaaatttgaagaaattttttcaagctttttttattttattt
This genomic interval from Corylus avellana chromosome ca3, CavTom2PMs-1.0 contains the following:
- the LOC132176279 gene encoding UPF0235 protein At5g63440 isoform X1, which produces MPKRTTHTYSSEDAAPDGPDSDLFVYYCKHCGSHVLITDTQLQKMPKRKTDKAYVLDKNKHLARLNINEAGKVLLKRGEGKLEKQFRMNCMGCGLFVCYRSEEDLEFASFVYVIDGALSTVAAETNPQDAPVPPCISQLEGGLVQVAIEVEDRAQRSAITRVNADDVRVTVAAPAARGEANNELLEFMGKVLGLRLSQMTLQRGWNNKSKLLVVEDLSARQVYEKLLEAVQP
- the LOC132176279 gene encoding UPF0235 protein At5g63440 isoform X2, with the protein product MPKRKTDKAYVLDKNKHLARLNINEAGKVLLKRGEGKLEKQFRMNCMGCGLFVCYRSEEDLEFASFVYVIDGALSTVAAETNPQDAPVPPCISQLEGGLVQVAIEVEDRAQRSAITRVNADDVRVTVAAPAARGEANNELLEFMGKVLGLRLSQMTLQRGWNNKSKLLVVEDLSARQVYEKLLEAVQP
- the LOC132176219 gene encoding elongation factor 1-delta-like isoform X2; this encodes MAVTFYDVNSPAGLKKLDDYLLTRSYITSYQASKDDITVYGALSKAPSAEYVNVSRWYNHIDALLRISGVSGEGCGVTVEGSAPITEEAIATPPIGDTKAAAAEDDDDDDVDLFGEETEEEKKAAEERAAAVKKSAKKKDSGKSSVLLDVKPWDDETDMKKLEEAVRSVEMEGLFWGASKLVAVGYGIKKLQIMLSIVDDLVSVDDLIEERLTVEPINEYVQSCDIVAFNKI
- the LOC132176219 gene encoding elongation factor 1-delta-like isoform X1, with amino-acid sequence MAVTFYDVNSPAGLKKLDDYLLTRSYITSYQASKDDITVYGALSKAPSAEYVNVSRWYNHIDALLRISGVSGEGCGVTVEGSAPITEEAIATPPIGDTKAAAAEDDDDDDVDLFGEETEEEKKAAEERAAAVKKSAKKKDSGKSSVLLDVKPWDDETDMKKLEEAVRSVEMEGLFWGASKLVAVGYGIKKLQIMLSIVDDLVSVDDLIEERLTVEPINEYVQSCDIVAFNKICK